In Chryseobacterium gleum, a single genomic region encodes these proteins:
- a CDS encoding catalase, with translation MKKSVFLAGILITSVLYSQQLTTNTGSPVGDNQNSKTAGNNGPVLLEDIHLIEKLAAFDRERIPERVVHARGAGAIGEFVADADFSDVTMADFLSKAGKKTPVLVRFSTVVHQQGSPETFRDPRGFAVKFYTDQGNYDLVGNNLPVFFIRDAIKFPDMVHAFKPSPVTNNASDNNRVFDFMANIPEATHMLTWLFSDYGIPANYREMQGNGVHAFKWVNAKGEVTYVKYKWVPKQGERNLTQEEADKIQSTQIEHATRDLYNSIQNKNFPKWDLYVQMLKKDDFEKLDFNPLDVTKIWPESIAKSVKAGTMTLNQNPTNYFQQVEQAAFSPGTLVPGIEPSEDKLLQGRLFSYFDTQRHRIGGNFQQLPVNAAKNDVVTYNQNGYMSVRTQNGEVNYQPSAAKPEVTDNKKFKYSQTVFPAGTTSVQGKIDKENNFKQAGELYRSFSKKDQDQLIKNLGDALNSVTNKKVVAKMISYFYQADSEYGKRLAQHVKMDRQQLESLLSSK, from the coding sequence ATGAAAAAAAGTGTTTTTCTAGCGGGGATTCTTATTACCTCCGTACTCTATTCTCAACAGCTCACAACCAATACGGGAAGTCCTGTAGGAGATAACCAGAATTCTAAAACAGCAGGAAATAACGGACCGGTTTTATTGGAAGATATTCATCTAATTGAAAAGTTAGCTGCTTTTGACAGGGAAAGAATTCCTGAAAGGGTAGTGCATGCCAGAGGAGCCGGAGCTATTGGTGAATTTGTTGCTGATGCTGATTTTTCTGATGTAACCATGGCAGACTTTTTATCCAAAGCAGGTAAAAAAACTCCTGTGCTGGTAAGATTTTCAACAGTAGTGCACCAGCAGGGATCTCCGGAGACATTCAGGGATCCGAGAGGATTTGCCGTTAAATTTTATACAGATCAGGGAAATTATGATCTGGTAGGTAATAATTTACCGGTATTCTTCATCAGGGATGCAATCAAATTTCCTGATATGGTACACGCTTTCAAACCTTCTCCGGTTACCAATAATGCTTCGGATAATAACAGGGTATTTGATTTTATGGCCAATATTCCGGAAGCGACGCATATGCTTACATGGCTGTTCTCTGATTATGGGATTCCTGCGAATTACAGAGAAATGCAGGGAAACGGAGTGCATGCCTTTAAATGGGTTAATGCAAAAGGTGAAGTAACTTACGTAAAGTACAAATGGGTTCCGAAACAGGGAGAAAGAAATCTTACTCAGGAAGAAGCCGATAAAATTCAGTCTACACAAATAGAACATGCTACAAGGGATCTGTATAATTCTATTCAGAATAAAAACTTTCCAAAATGGGATCTGTATGTGCAGATGCTAAAAAAAGATGACTTTGAGAAGCTTGATTTTAACCCTCTTGATGTGACCAAAATCTGGCCTGAATCTATTGCAAAATCTGTTAAAGCAGGAACAATGACTCTTAATCAGAATCCAACCAATTATTTCCAGCAGGTAGAACAGGCTGCTTTTTCTCCGGGAACCCTTGTTCCGGGGATTGAACCTTCTGAGGATAAACTGCTGCAGGGAAGACTGTTCTCCTATTTCGATACCCAAAGACACAGAATTGGTGGAAACTTTCAGCAACTGCCTGTTAACGCTGCAAAAAATGATGTTGTGACTTACAATCAAAACGGTTATATGTCTGTGAGAACTCAGAACGGTGAGGTAAACTACCAGCCTTCAGCAGCAAAACCGGAAGTAACTGATAATAAGAAATTCAAATATTCTCAGACGGTATTTCCTGCAGGCACAACTTCTGTACAGGGCAAAATTGATAAGGAAAACAATTTTAAGCAGGCAGGAGAGCTGTACAGATCTTTTTCTAAAAAGGATCAGGACCAGCTGATTAAAAATTTAGGGGATGCTCTGAACAGTGTAACCAATAAGAAAGTGGTGGCAAAAATGATTTCCTACTTTTATCAGGCTGACTCAGAATACGGAAAACGTTTGGCTCAACATGTTAAGATGGACCGTCAGCAGTTGGAATCTTTATTATCTTCAAAATAA
- a CDS encoding response regulator: protein MDRKIIIADDHFVVRLGTTLILESHYKNIQISYAESYTNLTDQLHAEQFDLVILDINMPESKYLSMISELKKIQPDLKILVFSVYDNDIAIQYIIEGADGYINKLCDENNILEAVGSIFETGTYYSPDIVKKLVSSAKKEAPANPLESLSEREKEIFDLLIQGYGNIEISNELNLHLSTVSTYKTRIYKKLNIKNTVDLVRLGDRNQAHKYK, encoded by the coding sequence ATGGATAGAAAAATTATTATTGCGGATGATCACTTTGTGGTCAGATTGGGAACCACACTGATTCTGGAGTCTCATTATAAAAATATACAGATTTCTTACGCAGAATCTTATACAAATCTTACAGATCAATTACATGCTGAGCAATTCGACTTAGTAATCCTGGATATCAACATGCCGGAAAGTAAATACCTGAGCATGATCAGTGAATTAAAAAAGATCCAGCCTGATCTTAAAATTTTAGTATTTTCAGTATATGACAATGATATTGCAATACAATACATCATTGAAGGTGCTGATGGGTACATAAATAAATTGTGTGATGAAAATAACATTCTGGAAGCCGTGGGAAGCATCTTTGAAACCGGCACTTATTATTCTCCGGATATTGTAAAAAAACTGGTTTCTTCAGCAAAGAAAGAAGCTCCTGCCAATCCTCTGGAATCTTTATCAGAAAGAGAAAAGGAAATATTTGATCTGCTGATACAAGGGTATGGTAATATTGAGATTTCTAATGAGCTCAATCTTCACCTGTCTACAGTAAGCACCTATAAAACCAGAATCTACAAAAAGCTGAACATCAAAAACACAGTAGATCTTGTACGGTTAGGAGACAGAAACCAGGCTCATAAATATAAGTAA
- a CDS encoding carbohydrate kinase family protein produces MITNKFNDVVCFGEVLWDIFPTVSRAGGAPFNVAYNLFKMGIDTKMLSRIGNDELGDRLLNQIQDWGITTDFIQVDQEKATGTVIADFDEHGEAAYDIVQDVAWDYIQPLPEHKELIQNSEAFVFGSLITRNEASRNALLELLEYSNFKVFDVNFRPPFIDFEFIKKLLHKADLVKMNKAELRTILEYLGEEYIDEDTSIRHLQTYFNLNEIVLTKGSKGARYFVGNIAYDFPAVHIEIADTVGSGDSFLAGFLSKRIQGRSPEEIMKQATSLGAFITSKSGACPDYTYEEFKAFREKNSCKTS; encoded by the coding sequence ATGATAACAAATAAATTCAACGATGTCGTTTGCTTTGGAGAAGTTCTGTGGGACATCTTTCCTACAGTATCCAGAGCCGGCGGAGCACCATTCAACGTTGCCTACAATCTTTTCAAAATGGGAATCGATACCAAAATGCTTAGCCGTATAGGAAATGATGAATTGGGAGACCGTCTTCTTAATCAGATCCAGGATTGGGGAATAACAACAGACTTCATACAGGTAGATCAGGAAAAGGCCACAGGAACTGTCATTGCCGATTTTGATGAGCATGGAGAGGCTGCATATGACATTGTACAGGATGTTGCCTGGGATTATATTCAGCCACTGCCGGAGCATAAGGAACTGATACAAAATTCAGAAGCATTTGTTTTTGGAAGTCTGATCACAAGAAATGAAGCATCCCGGAATGCTCTGCTGGAACTTTTGGAATATTCAAATTTCAAAGTTTTTGATGTTAACTTCCGTCCTCCTTTTATTGATTTTGAATTCATCAAAAAGTTATTGCACAAGGCTGATCTTGTTAAAATGAATAAGGCAGAACTCAGAACCATTCTTGAATATCTCGGTGAAGAGTATATTGATGAAGATACAAGCATCAGACATCTCCAGACTTATTTTAATTTAAATGAAATTGTCCTTACCAAAGGAAGTAAAGGCGCCAGATACTTTGTGGGGAATATTGCGTATGATTTCCCGGCAGTTCATATTGAAATTGCAGACACAGTGGGTAGCGGAGACTCTTTTCTCGCTGGCTTCCTGTCTAAAAGAATTCAGGGAAGATCTCCGGAAGAGATCATGAAACAGGCCACATCACTGGGTGCTTTTATCACTTCGAAATCGGGGGCATGCCCTGATTATACTTATGAAGAATTCAAGGCATTCAGAGAAAAAAACAGCTGTAAAACCTCTTAA
- a CDS encoding ankyrin repeat domain-containing protein yields MKSLITVIIMLFAVNNAKAQDIFAYAKTGDTEAISKFKKDVNSRNPEGYTPLILAVYHNQYNAAKWLLENGAQPDLQDQSGNTALMGATFKGYKEMILLLISHKADVNLKNYNDATALIYAAVFGKTEVIQLLLENGADKTAKDNRGNTALQHAVMQNNEEAVKLLQ; encoded by the coding sequence ATGAAGAGCCTTATTACCGTTATTATTATGCTTTTTGCCGTCAATAATGCCAAAGCACAGGACATTTTTGCTTATGCAAAAACTGGTGATACGGAAGCCATTTCAAAATTTAAAAAGGATGTTAACTCCAGAAATCCGGAAGGTTATACTCCTTTAATTCTGGCAGTGTATCATAATCAGTATAATGCTGCCAAGTGGCTGCTGGAAAACGGAGCACAGCCTGACCTGCAGGATCAAAGTGGAAATACGGCACTTATGGGAGCTACATTTAAAGGATATAAAGAAATGATATTGCTGCTTATTTCCCATAAGGCGGATGTGAATTTAAAGAATTATAATGACGCTACGGCACTTATTTATGCCGCCGTTTTTGGAAAGACGGAAGTTATACAATTACTGTTGGAGAACGGAGCGGATAAGACTGCAAAAGACAACCGCGGAAATACTGCTCTTCAGCATGCTGTGATGCAGAATAATGAAGAAGCGGTAAAGTTACTTCAGTAA
- a CDS encoding LacI family DNA-binding transcriptional regulator, whose protein sequence is MKRSSIKDIAKLAGVSVATVSYVLNRKEGQRISEETRKKIFEIAETINYTPNKIAKSLKTNKTKLLGLIVADISNDFYSHMARNLEDKALKLGYTLIIGSSDENAEKFEKLTQLFSQQQVDGMIVAPVAGSEKTLENLIQLKYPVVTIDRYLKGVSVPGITIDNQEIAERTASLLLNKDFDKMIYVGYDTKLPHLLDRQQGFEKAVSSSRKTAEIQYLLVGLENIAQEVHVKIEKSLGKKPENTALYFSSNKLAVAGLSYLVKNNIKVPEQVSVIAFDETDAYDLFPTEITYIQQPIEEMAEEAIKLLDGQINDYTATGKRITLSARLVAKASLK, encoded by the coding sequence ATGAAAAGGTCTTCCATAAAAGATATAGCTAAGCTGGCAGGAGTTTCCGTAGCCACTGTATCGTATGTGCTCAACCGAAAGGAAGGACAGCGCATCAGCGAAGAGACCCGGAAAAAAATTTTTGAAATTGCTGAAACGATTAACTACACCCCGAATAAGATCGCAAAAAGCCTTAAAACCAACAAGACCAAGCTACTGGGGCTCATCGTTGCAGATATCTCCAACGATTTCTATTCCCACATGGCAAGGAATCTGGAAGATAAAGCTTTAAAGCTGGGATATACCCTGATCATCGGCAGTTCTGATGAAAATGCAGAAAAATTTGAAAAACTTACCCAACTATTTTCACAGCAGCAGGTAGACGGAATGATCGTTGCTCCTGTAGCAGGATCAGAAAAGACACTTGAAAACCTTATTCAGCTTAAATACCCTGTTGTAACGATTGACAGGTACCTTAAAGGTGTTTCTGTTCCGGGAATTACCATTGATAATCAGGAGATCGCAGAGCGCACAGCCAGCCTGCTTCTTAATAAGGATTTTGACAAAATGATCTATGTGGGCTATGACACTAAGCTCCCGCATCTGCTGGACCGACAGCAAGGTTTTGAAAAAGCGGTAAGTTCTTCCAGAAAAACAGCTGAAATACAATATCTCCTGGTAGGACTGGAAAATATTGCACAGGAAGTACATGTGAAGATTGAAAAAAGCCTGGGAAAAAAACCTGAAAATACAGCATTATATTTTTCCAGTAATAAACTTGCGGTAGCGGGGCTTTCCTACCTCGTTAAAAACAATATAAAAGTTCCGGAACAGGTCTCTGTAATCGCATTTGATGAAACCGATGCTTATGACCTCTTCCCTACAGAAATCACCTACATCCAGCAGCCGATTGAAGAAATGGCAGAAGAAGCAATTAAGCTTCTCGACGGGCAAATCAATGATTATACGGCAACCGGGAAAAGAATAACATTATCCGCAAGACTGGTTGCTAAAGCGTCTTTAAAATAA
- a CDS encoding 5-fold beta-flower protein — protein sequence MKKILFFIITITSIVFTKGQTIESASRSTIGYIKSDGTIENSSHATTGYIRNDGTIENSSHSTIGYIRNDGTIENGNRSTVGYVREDGTVENSSRATLGYIKDDGTVENASRSTIGYARGIKKEWVAVVYFFFKL from the coding sequence ATGAAAAAAATACTATTTTTTATCATCACTATAACAAGTATAGTCTTTACGAAAGGGCAGACTATTGAATCTGCCAGCCGAAGTACCATCGGATACATTAAAAGTGACGGGACAATTGAAAACAGCAGTCATGCGACCACAGGTTATATCAGAAATGACGGAACGATTGAAAACAGCAGCCATTCAACGATTGGATATATCAGAAATGATGGAACTATTGAAAACGGCAACCGTTCTACAGTTGGTTATGTGAGGGAAGATGGAACCGTAGAAAACAGCAGCCGTGCTACTTTGGGATATATTAAAGATGATGGAACAGTTGAAAATGCAAGCCGAAGTACGATAGGGTATGCCCGTGGGATAAAAAAAGAATGGGTGGCTGTAGTCTATTTCTTTTTTAAGCTCTAG
- a CDS encoding sugar MFS transporter, with translation MNTPKFTDKKYYIILSFVTSLFFFWAIALTMGDVLNKHFQNVLHISKSKSGLVQLSIFGAYALMGIPAGLFMKKFGYKLGVILGLSLFALGSFLFIPAADTSSFNFFRLALFVLAMGMATLETVAHPFVAALGDERTSDQRVNFAQSFNGLGAIIGPLLGGYFIFGTPDSGSGSLDSVKNLYTWIGIVILVITIIFSFIRVPDLKDPHAEDIIISENEKGEDVSVSDPHAPLYKQRHFIFAVIAQFFNIAAQGGTWAYFINYGVEKMHLPEIQTSYYFSLSMAMMMIGRFIGTFLMRFIAPNKLLAIFTACNIVLCLIISQSFGWVSFISLILLNLFLSVMYPTIFSLGLKRLGSKVQQASSFLVMAMFGGAVFPPIMGRIAEKDIAHAYLLPILCYVVILLFALKFYKPKTLK, from the coding sequence ATGAATACTCCAAAATTTACAGATAAGAAATACTATATCATCCTTTCTTTTGTTACCTCTCTCTTCTTTTTCTGGGCCATTGCGCTTACCATGGGGGATGTATTGAATAAACATTTTCAGAATGTTCTTCATATTTCGAAGTCCAAATCAGGGCTGGTGCAGCTTTCCATTTTTGGAGCTTATGCGCTTATGGGTATTCCGGCAGGATTATTTATGAAAAAGTTCGGGTATAAGTTGGGTGTTATTTTAGGGTTGTCACTTTTCGCATTGGGATCTTTTTTGTTTATCCCTGCAGCAGACACCTCATCATTTAATTTTTTCAGACTGGCTCTTTTTGTTCTGGCAATGGGAATGGCAACCCTTGAAACGGTAGCCCATCCTTTTGTAGCAGCTCTTGGTGATGAAAGAACAAGTGATCAGAGAGTTAATTTTGCACAGTCTTTTAATGGTCTGGGAGCCATTATCGGCCCTTTGCTGGGAGGATATTTCATTTTCGGAACGCCTGATTCCGGATCTGGATCACTGGATTCCGTAAAAAATCTTTATACCTGGATTGGGATTGTCATTCTCGTGATTACCATAATTTTCAGCTTTATCAGAGTGCCGGACCTTAAAGATCCTCATGCGGAAGATATCATCATTTCAGAAAATGAAAAAGGAGAAGACGTTTCTGTATCAGACCCACACGCACCGCTCTATAAGCAGAGACATTTTATATTTGCCGTCATTGCCCAGTTTTTTAATATTGCCGCACAGGGTGGAACATGGGCTTATTTTATCAATTACGGTGTAGAGAAAATGCACCTTCCGGAGATACAGACTTCTTATTATTTTTCTTTAAGTATGGCGATGATGATGATCGGAAGATTTATCGGAACCTTCCTGATGAGATTTATTGCTCCCAACAAACTGCTGGCTATCTTTACAGCCTGTAATATCGTTCTGTGCCTGATTATTTCCCAAAGTTTCGGATGGGTATCATTTATAAGCCTTATTTTGCTCAACCTGTTTCTTAGTGTAATGTATCCTACTATTTTCAGTCTTGGACTTAAAAGATTAGGGTCAAAAGTTCAGCAGGCTTCTTCATTCCTGGTTATGGCCATGTTTGGAGGTGCTGTTTTCCCTCCGATCATGGGTAGAATTGCAGAAAAAGATATTGCCCATGCTTATCTCCTTCCTATTCTCTGCTATGTCGTCATTTTATTATTTGCATTAAAGTTCTACAAGCCCAAAACACTTAAATAA
- a CDS encoding TlpA family protein disulfide reductase — protein sequence MIIIPAAFIFLGLKFVTISNENYIAPHPSKSSGKIEDSPFQKEYLNKGGIIIVNVWATWCEPCVQEMPVFKKLIKENPDKKFVFLSIDENTENLKSFVAENKINDITLQNIKYIEAIKNFLGGNGVLGYSAIPLTFIIKDGKVIDKSVGSIDYTELSNKLKALQ from the coding sequence ATGATAATTATTCCTGCAGCATTTATTTTTCTTGGACTAAAGTTCGTCACAATAAGTAATGAGAATTACATCGCTCCTCATCCATCAAAATCTTCCGGAAAAATTGAAGACAGCCCTTTCCAAAAAGAATACCTGAATAAAGGCGGAATAATAATCGTAAATGTTTGGGCTACCTGGTGCGAACCTTGTGTTCAGGAAATGCCTGTATTCAAAAAACTGATAAAAGAGAACCCTGACAAAAAGTTTGTTTTTTTATCCATTGATGAAAATACCGAAAATTTAAAATCCTTTGTTGCTGAAAATAAAATAAACGATATTACCCTTCAGAATATAAAGTATATTGAAGCCATTAAAAACTTTCTGGGAGGAAATGGGGTATTGGGTTACAGCGCCATTCCGTTAACCTTTATTATAAAAGATGGAAAAGTTATTGATAAAAGTGTAGGCAGTATAGATTATACTGAACTTTCCAATAAATTAAAAGCACTCCAATAG